From Cotesia glomerata isolate CgM1 linkage group LG3, MPM_Cglom_v2.3, whole genome shotgun sequence:
ttttacaaaatttaaggtattattattattttgagaaagcaaaaaaattattccatgtttttgttgattttgtaatttgaatttttactgtaaaaaagtgGGCAAACGGGGTCAGtcatttacaattaataacgcattaaaaattcagatttGAATCTTCAAATCGGCAGTAACACAGCTGTCATCCAGATTACTTAACTCTGTGACATCCTGTACTCcaccaaaataatttttttgccctccgggcggaaagtggcaactttcgtcccgctgcgctaaacaaagttgccgctttccgccttcgtcgagcaaaaaaatagtatacactccacgggaagtaaataagaaagcctcagatcacatgtttgtcaacctcggcttcgcctcggccgacaattacatgtgatccgagacatttcttactttacttccctaggtgtgtaatatactataataacttaaaaaaaaaaactttacaaACTTTTTTCACTACTCGATACTAACTTTATTCAACGTTAAGTTCACTTAATGTTTAACCGATAGAAAAAACAttcaatagaaatttatatgAGGAGTTGCGCCTTCGGGCTTGATCGCTCCAACTCGTGTAAATTCGTGTCACACCATGGCTGTCGCTCATGCGCGCCCTGGTTAGCGGGAGAGAAGCCGGCTCGCGTGGCGGGCGAAAAGCAGTTGTGCTTGGACGCTTGTACTAGTACGACTACTCTGTGTCAATCGTTTTCTGATTTATCACGTATAATACGCATTTACTTtaacacttaaaattttcattaaatattattagtttcattaatttcaattaccaattaaattctcgattcattaaatttcattagtaattattcagtgagttaaataaatcaaaattaataagtgacgCCACGCGGTTATTGCGCGCCATATTGAGAAAGGATTGCATCAGCCACGCGGCTTTAGTCAATCCATAGTTAATACgcaatacttataataaattacattaaattcatCGTTCGACATTTAACCATCATTCTATCAaatcaaatttcatcaattattcaattctgacgtcaaattatctaattagttcctacactaataattataatctatcAGTATTTACACTGACGTTGTACGTCAATTAATTAGTATTGCACTATCAATTGACTCtagttaacttaaaagttagcGTCAATTCACGAATTCTGAATTAATACATTTTGCGTTTCTAAGAAGGTTGAGCTCACCTCGTGTTGATTGCGACGGCAATTTACACATAGTCTTATTCGCACTACACGCTTTGCGTTCTtacttgtacattttttcattcgaggaggttttttctcagtgcaactgagttttcctcctctggggataaataaatcttcattttattCCCCTACAAATCGAcacacaatttatttaatatcctaatcccaaattaactataatttttaaaacaattacggaAACTATCCTAAGTGgatagttttcgacaaaacatTTGGTGCCTCCTGTGAGGTTTGAAGTGCACACGAACCCTGATTTGCGAAGACGAGCAAGACGATCCAAGGATCCAATCACTACACCACCCAGCTGCTGCCAGCATCGTTGGACTTCAACACATATGAGAtaagtttttgaattattaaaatttattcaatactaACTATCATATCATTTTATCACTtgacaatatattcaacttattcatttgtaattttaattaattgtctaAGTTTGACTGACGGATTGGTTGTCACTAGGCAATCAATTTATCAATCGAATAGTGCAATTggttatcatttaaatatttacgtacgttattattcttattatttacgtataatttaatttaattaattatttaataatcgaCAATTAATTGGTCATTGTATGGTGACTAGTTATTGTTCgacagaataattaattattaattaatctctatcttcattattaattctcaaattatttattattaattataattaagtgtTTAAGTCGTTTCTTAGATAAATTGATCACCACAAGTAATctatttattatagaaataagacaattaattatcaattgatatttatcacGATTATTCttactgttatttttataaatttatcacaaaatgGATAACCCAAGGGTTTCTTTAGAACAAAAACGCGTAATGATAGCTTCGAAAATTACTAAACTTCAGGATGAACTAACAGCTGAAGGTGTTAAAACTAAGTCCATTAACTATCGCTTTACAAAAGTAAAGGAATTATTTGAACAATGTGGAGAACTTATTGAGAAACTCGAATTAACTACACCAGAGGATAATGAAGTAAATCTCGCGGAAGACGTTCGTACATTATTTTACGATCTTATGGATCAATTTGAAAAGTTAACTCAATTGAATAGAACTAACCATAATAATTCACATAATGCAAACATTAGTACGAATAATACTACAGCGGGAAATACTACCTTTGTTGAGACTCAACGACTTGCTAAACTCCCTACTACTGATTTACCTAAATTCGAtggtaattttgaaaattggcTATCTTTCAAAAACACATTTAAAACACTTATTGATACACGTAATGATCTTGATGatctaaacaaatttttatacctcCGCGGATGTTTAATTGGCTCAGCAACTAACAAGCTAGCGCTTTTTGATGCGAGTGCAGAGAATTATATTAAAGCTTgggattttttaactaaaacatATCAGAAGAAAAGAGCATTAATTTGTAAACATTATGACTCGATACTTAATCTTAATACAATTTCGATCCCAACAacagataatttaaacaaGTTGATAGATGATGCTCGGCAACATATAAATAATCTACAGtcatttcaaattaatattaccGAATCCTTACTTGTACGAATATTAGAAAATAAGTTACcatcagaaattaaaaacaaatggcAAGAAACGTTCACTGACAACGACACTCTCCCAACATTCGAATCATTTTGTGAATTTATCTCAAACTTTGCCTTCAGACTTAATACACACAGACCCGATAAACATCGCGATTCCGATCATTCTTCCAAACGAAGACGTAATGAACACtcgaataataatttgaagaaACAAAAACTGACACGCCAGTTCGAGCTTTAGTGACAACCTCCTCTTCTGCCTGCCCATGTTGCAAACATTTACATCCACTCTATAAATGTCACACATTCAATGCATTAACTGTAGGAGAACGcataaaattcgtaaaatctagtAAACTCTGCAATAATTGTCTTCGCGTACACCAGGGAAACTGCACTTCTAGCAGATGTCGAGTCTGTAAGAAATTCCATCATACTGCATTGCACATTAATCAAAATGCAACTCAACAAACAAATAATGCTAACGTATCAAAACATGATTCTGCCAAAATCGAATCACCCGCTACTGTAACAACTGATAAGGGATCTACAGCTTGACTAGTCGTTCATAATTATACAACCATACTTAGAACACCGCGTTTTCAATTGATGATGAGTGCTCTCATCCAGATGCGTGATTCAGCAGGTAAATTCATACAAGCTCGCGCTTTACTTGATACCTGTGCAAcagctaattttattactgaaaatttgactaataaattaaaacttccTATGCAAAATTGTTCTATTCCAATCGGGGCTGTTAATGGAATGCAAACCCTTTCAAAACATGTCgtacaaataaattgtaaatcttTAAACGATAAATTTCAAAGAACATTGTCATTTTTAACCGTTGATGAAATTGCAGAATTAAGTCCGAATGAAATGTTTCCACGTAATAAAATATGCATACCTAAAAGCATAATACTCGCTGATCCACAATTTCACATACCAAGACCTGTAGATGTCCTTATCGGTTCAGGTACCACACTTTCTCTTCTATCTGTCGGACAGATTAATCGCTCACAAAATGATTGTGATTTAATACTACAAAAAACACAACTGGGCTGGGTCGTAGCGGGGGGAGTCAATAATGATAAAGATGTATTTCCTGTAACTTGTCAATTAACTGATCTATCGAGTCAATTAACCAAATTTTGGAATATTGAAGACCTAGGTTCTAATGATTCTCGATCCTTTGATGATTCTACGTGTGAGacctattatcaaaataacaCTACTCGCGATACTGACGGTAGATATGTAGTAAAATTACCCTTTCGCGTAGACGATGTCGATTTCGGAAATTCTAAACAACTAGCTTATAAAAGATTTCTATCCTTACAGAGGAGACTAAATTCAGATTCCTCATTAAAGGCTGAATACATTAAAGTCATGAACGAATATATCGATCTTGGCCACATGGTACACGTACCGGATGATAGTGGACCTGGGTATTATATGCCCCATCATCCGATAATTAAAACATCTAGTACTACCACCAAGGTACGCGTTGTATTTGATGCTTCAGCTAAAACCGATAAAGGTATCTCATTGAATGAAGTTCTACTAACTGGACCTACTATACAAGACAATCTCTTCACTATTATTTTGCGTTTCCGCACCTTTGTTTATGCTATGACTTCTGACATCGCTCAAATGTATCGGCAAATCTGTATTCATCCGGATCATCACAAATTTCAACGAATTCTTTActatcataataacaatattagcACTTTTGAACTTAAACGAGTTACGTTCGGGGTTTCTGCAGCCCCATTTTTAGCTATACGCACCGTAAACCAACTTGCTGATGACGAATCTCATAATTTTCCTGtagcttcaaaaatattaaaacgagATCTTTATGTCGATAATCTATTAACTGGATCTAATTCTTTGaccgaaattttaaaattgcgtGATGAAATCATTCAACTGGTGCGAAAAGGTGGATTTGAACTCAGACAATGGGCTTCAAATCATCGACATGCACTGGATAATTTCGATCAAAGAACTTTAGATTTAGATTGTGCTATCAATGATGATCCAATTTCTAAAACTTTAGGCATTGCATGGAATTCTCTAACGGacgaatttatttacacagtCAAACCAATTGACTCGTCGCGAAAAATAACTAAGCGAACCATCTTATCTgatattgcaaaaattttcgacCCTATCGGAATTCTGGGTCCTATAGTATTAGCGGCAAAAACTATCATTCAAGAATGTTGGAAATTAAAGGTCCACTGGGACGAAGCGGTCCCACAAGAGCTACATTTACACTGGTGTAAATTTGCTGAACAATTACCTCTGATTAAAGATTTTTCTATTGAGCGCAATATTTTACTTCCCAATCCGACTGACATACAATTGCACGGATTTTGTGACGCTAGTAAAGTGGGCTATGGTGCTTGTATTTATATAAGATCAGTAAATGAACGCGGAAACATACTCACAAAATTAGTTTGTTCTAAATCTCGAGTTGCTCCCATCAAAGATGTTACAATTCCAAAATTAGAATTATGCGGAGCATTATTACTTGCTAAATTATATAAAGACACAATTCCCTcctttgactttgatatttctaAAGTTACGTTTTGGTCTGATTCAACTATTGTACTTCAATGGCTCAAACGGTCTCCTAACTCTCTGAAGGTCTTTGAAGCAAATCGCGtaacaaaaattcaaactcTTTGCAGTAAAGTCGAATGGCGACATGTTAGAACCAAAGACAATCCGGCAGATTGTTTATCTAGAGGTCAACTTCCTTCTGAAttcttaaataacaaaatgtgGTTAGAAGGTCCCACGTGGCTCTCACAGGACTCTCTTAATTGGCCTAACTTAAAGCCTGCTGTTCCTTCCGAACTTCCAGGTACTCGAAAAATTACCTGTTTATTAGCCACTACTGAGAATTTGTTTAAACGATTTTCATCATATTCCAAACTTATAATTTCCCTTTCTTATTGTTTacgaatgttaaaaaataatgccTTCAAATACAAATCTTTAAGcgtagaagaaaaattatcaactgaaataaaaatcttgactATGATTCAAAACGAACAATATCATTATGAAATCGAACAAATTAAGGAAACCGGAGAGACTAAGAACTTACGATTGCGATGTCTCAATCCATTTATCGATTCAGACGGACTACTGAGAGTAGGAGGTCGTTTGAAACATGCTCCTATATCTTTTCAAAGAAACATCCTATTTTATTACCTTCACGTCATTATGTTAccgatttaattattagagaaactcatgaaaaattataccATTCAGGTATACAGAGTACGCTTTCAAATCTTAGACACAAATTTTGGCTACTAGACGGTACAAACCAGATCcgtaaaattgtaaaaaattgtgtcACATGCATTCGACATCAGCCTGTAATACTGCAAGGTAAAATGGCTAATTTACCTAGATCTCGAGTCACCGAATCAGCGGCATTTTCCCACGTGGGTGTAGACTACTTTGGACCGCTCTTTATTAAAGAACGTAAATTCAGAAAcagaacaaaaattaaagtctatGGATGCGTCTTTGTTTGCATGGCTACTAAAGCTATACATTTAGAAATTGCTAGCGATTTAACAACAGAAGGTTTTCTCGGGGCATTTGGTCGTTTCATTGGTCGACGAGGAGTTCCAACTCACGTCTATTCGGACAATGGTACTAATTTTGTAGGCGCAAATAATCAATTGAGAGAATTGTATgtgttatttaattcaaaatccCATCAAA
This genomic window contains:
- the LOC123261390 gene encoding uncharacterized protein LOC123261390, whose amino-acid sequence is MDNPRVSLEQKRVMIASKITKLQDELTAEGVKTKSINYRFTKVKELFEQCGELIEKLELTTPEDNEVNLAEDVRTLFYDLMDQFEKLTQLNRTNHNNSHNANISTNNTTAGNTTFVETQRLAKLPTTDLPKFDGNFENWLSFKNTFKTLIDTRNDLDDLNKFLYLRGCLIGSATNKLALFDASAENYIKAWDFLTKTYQKKRALICKHYDSILNLNTISIPTTDNLNKLIDDARQHINNLQSFQINITESLLVRILENKLPSEIKNKWQETFTDNDTLPTFESFCEFISNFAFRLNTHRPDKHRDSDHSSKRRRNEHSNNNLKKQKLTRQFEL
- the LOC123261391 gene encoding uncharacterized protein LOC123261391; protein product: MSALIQMRDSAGKFIQARALLDTCATANFITENLTNKLKLPMQNCSIPIGAVNGMQTLSKHVVQINCKSLNDKFQRTLSFLTVDEIAELSPNEMFPRNKICIPKSIILADPQFHIPRPVDVLIGSGTTLSLLSVGQINRSQNDCDLILQKTQLGWVVAGGVNNDKDVFPVTCQLTDLSSQLTKFWNIEDLGSNDSRSFDDSTCETYYQNNTTRDTDGRYVVKLPFRVDDVDFGNSKQLAYKRFLSLQRRLNSDSSLKAEYIKVMNEYIDLGHMVHVPDDSGPGYYMPHHPIIKTSSTTTKVRVVFDASAKTDKGISLNEVLLTGPTIQDNLFTIILRFRTFVYAMTSDIAQMYRQICIHPDHHKFQRILYYHNNNISTFELKRVTFGVSAAPFLAIRTVNQLADDESHNFPVASKILKRDLYVDNLLTGSNSLTEILKLRDEIIQLVRKGGFELRQWASNHRHALDNFDQRTLDLDCAINDDPISKTLGIAWNSLTDEFIYTVKPIDSSRKITKRTILSDIAKIFDPIGILGPIVLAAKTIIQECWKLKVHWDEAVPQELHLHWCKFAEQLPLIKDFSIERNILLPNPTDIQLHGFCDASKVGYGACIYIRSVNERGNILTKLVCSKSRVAPIKDVTIPKLELCGALLLAKLYKDTIPSFDFDISKVTFWSDSTIVLQWLKRSPNSLKVFEANRVTKIQTLCSKVEWRHVRTKDNPADCLSRGQLPSEFLNNKMWLEGPTWLSQDSLNWPNLKPAVPSELPGIQSTLSNLRHKFWLLDGTNQIRKIVKNCVTCIRHQPVILQGKMANLPRSRVTESAAFSHVGVDYFGPLFIKERKFRNRTKIKVYGCVFVCMATKAIHLEIASDLTTEGFLGAFGRFIGRRGVPTHVYSDNGTNFVGANNQLREFDPNDPIALTPAHILIGRPLTMLPENDFSDVPDNRLNVWQFIIKARQDFWRRWYLEYLHELQIRQKWHSSQGEISINQVVLLMDKNQPCMRWQLGVVVDIHPGDDDVTRVASIRTAQGIYKRNITLLCPLPINS